Proteins from a single region of Ogataea parapolymorpha DL-1 chromosome IV, whole genome shotgun sequence:
- a CDS encoding Ubiquitin-binding protein CUE2 → MSTLFTQSLQAAEMFPDVPFEAIQKAVEDHKGDLEKVAEELLSYEMLKHPKRSELVPSDLTLKSPEPKVNHTKPNIKSAKSDPCLSVLSSLLSCSLDRVKAIYQKTKDIKKTVREIIQLGWSLTDSQLASKYSKQLAVISESKQTNPYLNNIEKRFYLDCLEYFGGDVHRTIQLATWMLNPNSSPQSVSTLKPLPSTSPSSMSLGRPPDPLQEIIDGALKTNKLDLHGLLVSEAQHCVQQVLKFWWRYEMEQRIIEGTNLRGKKAIYVGNLDIITGRGFHSSGGVPKLRNLVHRILNSENYIFEDIVLGFKVMGKKT, encoded by the coding sequence ATGTCTACTCTATTTACACAGTCTCTCCAGGCAGCGGAGATGTTTCCAGATGTGCCCTTCGAGGCAATCCAAAAAGCTGTGGAGGATCACAAGGGTGATTTGGAAAAAGTAGCAGAAGAGTTATTAAGCTATGAGATGTTGAAGCATCCAAAAAGAAGCGAACTTGTGCCTTCTGATCTGACATTGAAATCGCCCGAACCGAAGGTCAACCACACGAAGCCAAATATAAAGTCTGCCAAATCTGATCCTTGTTTATCTGTCCTGAGCAGCTTACTCTCGTGCTCGTTGGATCGCGTAAAAGCCATATATCAGAAAACGAAAGACATCAAGAAAACAGTGCGTGAAATCATCCAGCTGGGCTGGAGTCTTACCGATAGTCAGCTTGCAAGCAAGTATAGCAAACAGCTGGCTGTGATATCTGAGTCAAAACAAACAAATCCTTATCTCAACAACATAGAAAAACGATTTTATCTAGACTGTTTGGAGTATTTTGGGGGTGACGTTCACCGAACCATCCAACTGGCTACTTGGATGCTGAACCCTAATTCTAGCCCCCAGTCGGTGTCTACATTGAAGCCCCTGCCATCCACGTCTCCTTCTTCCATGTCGCTTGGCCGACCGCCCGACCCTCTGCAGGAAATCATAGATGGTGCACTCAAAACAAACAAACTAGATTTGCATGGATTACTAGTTTCCGAAGCCCAACACTGCGTTCAACAGGTTTTAAAATTCTGGTGGAGATACGAAATGGAACAGAGAATTATCGAGGGAACCAATCTGCGCGGAAAAAAGGCAATATATGTGGGTAATTTGGATATCATCACAGGAAGGGGTTTCCATAGTAGTGGGGGCGTGCCAAAATTAAGGAATTTGGTTCATCGGATTCTTAATTCAGAAAATTACATTTTTGAAGACATTGTTCTAGGATTCAAGGTCATGGGCAAAAAAACATGA
- a CDS encoding Accumulation of dyads protein 2 produces MSQFNEDVEKQIVDDQVGSSHSQPTAVQEEGLQSVVHSDDGKYLWLGGRKYLKSDLVSAFGGTLQPGYAPPSVHKFANPAPLGLSAFALTTFVLSMINAGAMGVSTPNVVVGLAAFYGGLVQLLAGMWELALQNTFGAMALSSYGGFWMSYAAIFIPFFHIADAYEDEVELSNALGFYLLGWTIFTFMLMLCTMKSTVAFFLLFAFLDLTFLLLAVGHLAPSSGCVTAGGVFGVITAFIAWYNAAAGVFDEGNSYLTIKPIYLPKFGKKSN; encoded by the coding sequence ATGTCACAATTTAACGAGGACGTCGAAAAACAAATAGTTGACGATCAGGTTGGATCGTCCCACTCTCAACCTACCGCAGTCCAGGAAGAAGGCCTTCAGTCCGTGGTTCACTCCGATGATGGCAAGTACCTTTGGCTGGGAGGTCGCAAGTACCTAAAAAGCGATCTTGTTAGTGCGTTCGGTGGTACTTTGCAACCTGGATATGCTCCTCCAAGTGTTCACAAATTCGCTAATCCAGCGCCTCTGGGGCTGTCCGCTTTCGCACTGACAACGTTTGTTTTGTCGATGATAAATGCCGGAGCCATGGGTGTTTCCACCCCCAACGTGGTGGTCGGTCTTGCCGCTTTCTACGGAGGTTTagtccagctgcttgcaGGAATGTGGGAGTTGGCCCTGCAGAATACGTTCGGTGCAATGGCTCTATCTTCATATGGTGGGTTCTGGATGAGCTACGCTGCTATATTCATCCCCTTCTTTCATATTGCTGACGCTTACGAGGATGAAGTGGAACTGAGCAACGCGCTCGGTTTCTACCTACTGGGCTGGACCATTTTCACTTTTATGTTGATGCTTTGCACCATGAAATCCACCGTCgcatttttcttgctctttgCGTTCCTTGACCTCACATTCCTGTTGCTCGCTGTCGGCCACCTAGCTCCGTCGTCCGGATGTGTCACTGCGGGAGGTGTGTTTGGAGTGATCACCGCTTTCATCGCATGGTACAACGCCGCAGCCGGTGTATTTGACGAGGGCAACTCTTACCTGACCATCAAGCCTATTTACCTGCCTaagtttggcaaaaagTCCAATTGA
- a CDS encoding Protein ste16, producing MSETAHDAKPRLSLNARKVYESIPEDTSKATILPRMDSTGSLSQSLGQYPSFVSMDRKDSQRKKLAIPEFESTRNRGHSNSAIHSVDSATSLSSISIREADESTFADQTQTSRFTGDKVSPTWALSDILQVLSDKNTSSEDIVDKTNDMVDLLEENDSLRNDLVFSSVIHVVQRLMLQRNEMVVACGYRILWYVVTDLRGLQLFFKYDLYIFVIASLSKDSKHTTERSECIRLIRRLVSIEGGPNEFPIALVRSLINIVEDVTDPLRTIAFETVVEIALLDPERAYKANALGVLLQYIVDGPAVSRGVFCEAILKLLDLPNTRPYIIKSQLVQLLISPFMDISHIKTENLQVIAHLIVFLLKNWSGLIAFSQHDFLPIRELISCLTFSSVSIKSILLQIFSDLFRIKPMSLNDTNDENGPMIVPLINSERQGSLTKPTTNARSSPETESSLVNHYTMLLLHICIRCGLVEKLKKLFEEVTDKKLNKRIMVLLSEISYMQSFLVPDQLIKSIAPSFELNKQIEKYLRNHHNSNLILTEHVHVKLSEQVFKDLRLKMLCGVDATQLKTLVSDTHVLATKDYYKWNWSLITELMQGPLRDSRNFEETVRTTKFYKRLMSFYRPFKYRFASLRKTKSNLVFVKVGCEIFKNLLSNAEGVKYLTENKVLPQIAECLAQVDPYSGITAGDPLFSKTKLETTLSYGYFSFLGVLSADPNGLRMLEQWWFFDMLYHITDQKAHRPDLVKIIIKEMKYNSNSHMRIILSKVASTSSPSLRLFSVRLLGNLLENEECESFACRLLVGQLCDPEENIRQLSVELLTSFAKDEEKVLEIIKYRPSIGVLETPSGINLMLKILATGPGFEYLQEYDFVDEEMEAWIQSKNKHYVQHIETYLAQKLFNEKAPNELPYHFFGGLVRTTDGLRLFEVTGTFDSFSRVVNSYANLIQTGQESEFYYNTPCSEQEDYVTDLKSVLWAIGHIGSSDRGVCLLDMTGVVNEIVSICVKSQNASIRGTCFLVLGLISQTDLGSEMLDDVGWFTKTASNGYLGLCLPKKLESLVDLDTHEDILADLSRVPNSTTMEEFDRIMDQDYLPFHSREKLLKRTDSSGGVGGATGPGPSSHSANITKEYQTLKQIYRNLLLLPVNQGKAVGNLNRLKSGHPRLFESEPVVMKLIIEVLENYRIKFNVKRFLLGELVDLNSLMEALLKHNRRKLKEQGFLSGGVSGENSKSAPNISMARGSSNRHPVLY from the coding sequence ATGTCAGAGACAGCTCACGATGCCAAGCCACGGCTGTCTTTGAATGCCCGTAAAGTGTACGAGTCGATTCCGGAGGACACATCAAAGGCTACAATTCTTCCCCGCATGGACTCGACAGGGAGTCTATCACAGTCCCTGGGCCAGTATCCGTCCTTTGTTAGTATGGATCGGAAGGATAGTCAACGAAAGAAACTGGCGATCCCTGAATTTGAAAGCACGCGAAATAGAGGGCATTCGAATTCGGCTATTCACAGCGTGGATTCCGCTACTTCGCTATCGAGCATTTCCATTAGAGAGGCAGATGAAAGCACTTTTGCCGACCAGACACAAACATCCAGATTTACGGGCGACAAAGTGAGCCCGACATGGGCTCTTTCCGATATTCTACAAGTTTTGAGCGATAAGAACACATCAAGCGAAGACATTGTGGACAAAACGAACGACATGGTGGATTTGCTGGAGGAAAACGACTCACTAAGGAACGATCTAGTGTTCTCTTCCGTGATCCACGTCGTTCAAAGACTAATGCTTCAGCGCAACGAGATGGTTGTTGCTTGCGGATACAGGATCTTGTGGTACGTGGTGACCGACCTACGGGGACTGCAgctatttttcaaatacGACTTATACATCTTTGTCATTGCCAGTTTGAGCAAAGATTCCAAGCACACAACAGAACGCAGCGAATGCATACGACTCATTCGACGTTTGGTTAGCATTGAAGGTGGTCCGAACGAGTTTCCGATCGCACTGGTCCGCTCATTGATTAATATAGTCGAGGACGTTACTGATCCATTGAGAACCATCGCATTTGAGACAGTCGTGGAAATTGCTCTTCTGGATCCAGAAAGAGCGTACAAAGCCAATGCATTGGGCGTGCTATTGCAGTACATTGTCGACGGGCCTGCTGTTTCAAGAGGTGTGTTTTGCGAGGCCATATTGAAACTTCTCGATCTGCCCAACACAAGGCCCTATATCATAAAATCGCAGCTTGTGCAGTTGCTCATATCGCCTTTCATGGATATTTCGCATATCAAAACAGAAAACCTGCAAGTTATAGCGCATCTGATCGTATTcttgctgaaaaactggtCTGGACTCATAGCTTTCAGCCAGCACGATTTCCTTCCTATCCGTGAGTTGATAAGTTGTCTTACGTTCAGCTCGGTTTCAATAAAGAGTATCTTGCTACAAATTTTCAGCGACTTGTTTCGGATCAAACCAATGTCCTTGAATGATACTAATGACGAAAACGGCCCGATGATTGTCCCTCTGATAAATTCTGAGCGGCAAGGGTCATTAACAAAGCCCACCACTAACGCACGAAgctctccagaaacagaatCTTCATTGGTCAACCATTACACTATGTTGTTGTTGCATATATGCATCCGTTGTGGTCTCGTGGAAAAGCTAAAGAAACTTTTCGAGGAAGTCACTGACAAGAAGTTGAATAAACGCATAATGGTCCTACTGTCAGAAATATCATACATGCAGTCGTTCCTGGTTCCAGACCAGCTGATAAAGTCAATAGCTCCGTCGTttgagctcaacaagcagaTTGAGAAATACCTTCGAAACCACCATAATTCCAACCTCATTCTTACAGAGCACGTCCACGTGAAACTATCGGAACAGGTATTCAAGGATTTGCGATTGAAAATGCTGTGCGGTGTCGACGCAACACAATTGAAAACTCTAGTTTCAGATACCCATGTTTTGGCTACCAAAGATTACTACAAATGGAATTGGAGCTTGATCACTGAGCTAATGCAAGGCCCATTGCGAGACTCGCGCAACTTTGAGGAAACCGTGCGAACCACCAAATTTTACAAGCGACTGATGTCGTTCTACCGTCCGTTCAAATACCGTTTTGCTTCGCTGCGCAAGACGAAGTCGAATTTGGTTTTCGTGAAAGTTGGCTGCGAAATCTTCAAGAATTTGCTCTCTAACGCCGAGGGAGTCAAGTATCTGACGGAGAACAAGGTTTTGCCCCAGATAGCAGAGTGTCTCGCACAGGTCGACCCGTACAGTGGAATCACGGCAGGGGACCCActtttctccaaaaccaagctggagacgaCGCTCAGTTACGGCTACTTTTCGTTCCTTGGAGTTCTTTCAGCAGACCCGAACGGACTGCGGATGTTGGAGCAATGGTGGTTTTTCGACATGCTGTACCATATAACTGACCAGAAAGCACACCGACCAGACCTAGTGAAGATCATTATCAAGGAAATGAAGTACAATTCTAACAGTCATATGCGGATCATTCTCAGCAAGGTGGCGAGTACCTCGAGTCCTTCGTTGCGTTTATTTTCTGTTCGGCTGCTGGGAAATCTATTGGAGAATGAAGAATGTGAGAGTTTCGCGTGTCGTTTGCTGGTGGGCCAGCTGTGCGATCCAGAAGAGAATATCAGACAGCTTTCTGTGGAGTTGCTGACTTCTTTCGCTAAAGATGAGGAAAAAGTGCtggaaatcatcaagtACCGGCCGTCGATCGGTGTTTTGGAAACACCGAGCGGCATAAATCTGATGCTCAAAATTCTGGCTACGGGGCCTGGGTTCGAGTATTTGCAAGAGTACGACTTTGTGGATGAGGAGATGGAAGCCTGGATCCagtccaaaaacaagcaCTACGTGCAACACATAGAGACGTATCTGGCCCAGaaacttttcaatgaaAAGGCCCCCAACGAGCTGCCGTACCACTTTTTCGGGGGACTGGTGAGGACAACTGATGGACTGCGGCTATTTGAGGTGACTGGAACGTTCGACTCATTTTCGCGCGTGGTCAACTCGTACGCCAATTTAATCCAGACAGGTCAGGAGTCGGAGTTTTACTACAATACGCCGTGCAGTGAGCAAGAAGATTATGTGACAGACCTCAAATCTGTGCTGTGGGCAATCGGCCACATAGGATCGTCGGACCGTGGGGTGTGTCTTTTAGATATGACAGGCGTCGTGAACGAGATTGTCTCGATTTGTGTCAAATCGCAAAATGCGTCCATCCGAGGCACatgttttctggttctgggGCTGATTTCCCAAACAGACCTCGGCTCCGAgatgctggacgacgtgGGGTGGTTCACAAAAACTGCCTCGAACGGCTATCTGGGGCTGTGTCTGCCgaaaaagctggagagCCTGGTGGATCTGGACACGCACGAGGACATACTTGCAGATCTGAGCAGAGTCCCAAATTCCACAACGATGGAAGAATTCGATAGGATCATGGATCAGGACTACTTGCCATTCCACAGTAGAGAGAAGCTTTTAAAAAGAACCGACTCGTCTGGTGGGGTTGGCGGTGCAACGGGACCCGGCCCCTCCTCCCACTCCGCAAACATCACCAAAGAATACCAGACTCTCAAGCAAATATACCGAAATCTGCTACTTCTTCCTGTCAACCAGGGAAAAGCTGTGGGGAACCTAAATCGGCTGAAGTCCGGTCACCCTAGATTATTCGAGTCGGAGCCAGTGGTGATGAAATTGATTATTGAGGTGTTGGAGAATTACCGGATTAAGTTCAATGTGAAGAGGTTCCTTCTGGGCGAATTGGTCGATCTCAACAGTCTCATGGAGGCACTACTGAAGCATAACAGACGAAAGCTCAAGGAACAAGGGTTTCTTTCAGGTGGGGTAAGTGGTGAGAACTCCAAATCTGCACCGAACATATCCATGGCAAGGGGGTCAAGTAATCGGCATCCTGTGCTGTATTGA
- a CDS encoding alanine aminotransferase, mitochondrial, producing the protein MLRFRQMGIRNFSKLFAMPAAESVFKKQLSSTFVPASRLTASDLNPHALNAKYAVRGRIPTKAEELRNQLANKSHSLPFNKIINANIGNPQQLDQKPLTFYRQVLALLQYPELMNHQAVVDVLPKDLIERARTLLDYIGSVGAYSHSQGVPYIRQRVADFISERDGYESSPDDIFLTAGASTAVSYLLSLLSLGPQTGFLIPIPQYPLYTASLALNNSTALPYYLNEKDDWSINAEDLVKIIEDARAQGVEARCLVLINPGNPTGAILKPEAIADLLAVAARYGLVVIADEVYQENIFNGQFVSVKKVLKQLQEADGSGKFADVQLASLHSTSKGISGECGQRGGYMELVGFEDSVRAQLLKLASISLCPPVSGQALVELMINPPTEGQESYPLYKQERDAIHEALKERSSLLYEAFNTMEGVTCQKPEGAMYLFPSLTLTKKVFEEAAKVGMEPDEYYCGQLLENTGICAVPGSGFGQVEGTWHVRTTFLAPGTEWIEDWKNFHAKFMKEHQ; encoded by the coding sequence ATGCTTCGCTTCCGACAGATGGGAATCCGTAATTTCAGCAAGCTATTTGCCATGCCTGCTGCCGAGAGCGTGttcaagaaacagctcaGTTCCACTTTTGTGCCTGCCTCGCGGTTGACGGCCTCAGATTTAAACCCTCATGCTCTCAACGCTAAGTATGCTGTTCGTGGAAGAATCCCCACCAaggcagaggagctgagAAACCAACTTGCTAACAAGTCGCACTCGTTGCcgttcaacaagatcatcaacgcCAACATTGGAAACCCtcagcagctggaccaAAAACCCCTCACTTTCTACAGACAGGTGCTGGCTCTATTGCAGTACCCTGAATTGATGAACCATCAAGCTGTAGTCGACGTCCTTCCAAAGGACCTGATTGAGCGTGCAAGAACGCTCCTCGACTACATTGGTTCTGTTGGTGCATATTCGCACTCTCAAGGTGTGCCTTACATCAGACAACGGGTTGCGGACTTTATTTCCGAGAGAGACGGCTACGAAAGTTCACCAGACGACATTTTCCTCACTGCTGGTGCCTCCACTGCCGTTTCTTACCTTCTGAGTTTGCTTTCTCTGGGTCCCCAAACCGGATTCCTGATTCCTATCCCACAATATCCTCTATATACTGCGTCTTTGGCTCTGAACAATTCCACAGCTCTGCCATACTACCTcaacgaaaaagacgactGGTCTATCAACGCCGAAGACCTCGTGAAAATCATTGAGGACGCTCGGGCCCAGGGCGTCGAGGCGCGCTGTTTGGTTCTGATCAACCCTGGTAACCCAACCGGGGCTATTTTGAAACCAGAGGCCATTGCTGATTTACTGGCAGTAGCTGCCAGATATGGCCTGGTTGTCATTGCTGATGAGGTTTATCAGGAAAATATCTTCAATGGCCAGTTTGTTTCGGTCAAAAAGGTCCTCAAACAGTTGCAAGAAGCCGATGGCTCTGGCAAGTTTGCCGACGTTCAGCTCGCTTCTCTCCACTCCACGTCCAAGggaatttctggagaatGTGGCCAGAGAGGTGGATACATGGAGCTAGTTGGTTTTGAAGACTCTGTTCGTGCACAGCTCTTGAAGCTGGCTTCCATCTCGTTGTGCCCTCCAGTTTCAGGTCAGGCTTTGGTCGAGCTGATGATTAACCCTCCTACCGAAGGCCAGGAGTCTTACCCACTTTATAAACAGGAAAGAGATGCTATTCATGAGGCTTTGAAGGAGAGATCTTCCTTGTTGTACGAAGCTTTCAACACAATGGAGGGTGTTACCTGCCAGAAGCCGGAAGGCGCCATGTATCTGTTCCCTAGCCTGACTCTGACCAAAAAAGTTTTCGAGGAGGCTGCCAAGGTGGGCATGGAGCCAGATGAATATTACTGTGGTCAACTCTTGGAGAACACGGGTATCTGTGCAGTTCCTGGCTCTGGGTTCGGACAAGTCGAAGGCACTTGGCACGTCAGAACCACATTCTTGGCCCCAGGAACGGAATGGATAGAAGATTGGAAAAACTTCCACGCAAAGTTCATGAAAGAACACCAGTGA
- a CDS encoding 54S ribosomal protein L36, mitochondrial, which yields MLPLAGPCKVVNQMLQTRSYAVLGRPKIASVLPTRPRKKIRVGKARPAIYHKFDTLVELSDGSVITRRTQIPKEEARMIVDQRTNPLWNPSKPDMSQLDAENNGRMSKFKSRFSQFEHSGKTEEEVKAEQETLEKERRERILSGTGVKLDETLADDYVSVLGESYVAPKLGGKVARKEKGSKKR from the coding sequence ATGCTCCCGTTGGCAGGACCTTGTAAGGTCGTGAATCAAATGTTGCAAACCAGATCTTATGCTGTCTTAGGAAGACCCAAGATTGCAAGTGTTCTTCCAACACGTCctagaaaaaaaatcaggGTTGGAAAAGCGAGACCGGCCATATATCACAAATTCGACACCTTAGTTGAACTCTCGGACGGATCCGTCATTACCCGTCGCACACAGATACCTAAAGAAGAAGCGAGAATGATTGTTGATCAGAGAACTAACCCTCTGTGGAATCCATCTAAGCCAGATATGTCGCAACTTGATGCCGAGAATAATGGAAGAATGAGCAAATTCAAGAGCAGGTTCTCGCAATTTGAACATTCTGGTAAGACAGAAGAGGAGGTAAAGGCTGAACAAGAAACcttggagaaagagaggaGAGAAAGAATCTTGAGTGGTACTGGTGTCAAACTCGATGAGACACTTGCAGATGATTATGTTAGTGTGTTGGGAGAAAGTTACGTTGCCCCGAAGCTCGGTGGGAAAGTTGCTCGAAAGGAAAAAGGAAGCAAGAAACGTTGA
- a CDS encoding Gaa1-like, GPI transamidase component encodes MALLETIQRKINKYGLLPKLVRSLPKISTLLTLLGVLWILMLPLDGQFRTTYISENALMPSQAYSFFRESEWNFVRGYRDQIIEHIDDPMEDRHEMLSSWMKTIGYKTFEYESHNGSRTTYGIYHVPKGDDTEAMVIVAPWTTSDGEKNIGGLALTMGLIRYFHRLSIWSKNIIVVFPEDGQDTLRNWVDAYHTTLDETGGSMESAIVIEYPSESDELDYVEVNYVGVNGQLPNLDLVNCAVMISEHEGFKVSLHNTPKGQLWANDYPSRLTTLLKGLYAMATAGLLPETGGGNGCEAFSGWNVQTLTFKAKGTEGRDITTLGRVIEACFRAVNNLLEKFHQSFFFYLLLTPNHFVSIGNYLPAAVLTAASFVISSLSALLTNNNVNNKHINFNDAAVRVDTLPLINGLLLFATVTVGSIFCGTMLMWFSSTVSFADNNKLYTMLTWGLILTTTTVSTLPLVLRYKLQPSAAISQTVRIANGCSLFYLAFALVSLLVLDFSLSLLISLAAFPLTFIRYGALSQNRKNSIWLILSSPFLWLAIVGVAHKLEFQLDIVRNLIQYFSLPLLKHELQTKIFDTDWLNPTFLQDVLQGPVEIFYGLLTGYRRFQTWTWMVISFAWLPVWIMSLIITCIDVQIGDSEKKKVN; translated from the coding sequence ATGGCTTTGTTGGAGACAATCCAGCGCAAAATCAATAAGTATGGGCTACTGCCCAAACTGGTGCGATCTCTGCCCAAGATCTCTACTCTGCTGACATTATTGGGTGTGCTATGGATCCTTATGTTACCACTTGATGGCCAGTTCCGGACCACATACATTTCAGAGAACGCCCTTATGCCATCACAGGCATATTCATTCTTCAGAGAATCGGAATGGAATTTTGTGAGAGGCTATAGAGATCAGATTATCGAGCACATCGATGATCCAATGGAAGACAGGCATGAGATGCTGTCTTCCTGGATGAAGACTATTGGCTACAAAACGTTTGAGTACGAGTCCCATAATGGTTCAAGGACTACATATGGAATTTACCATGTTCCAAAGGGGGATGATACCGAGGCAATGGTGATTGTGGCCCCTTGGACAACCAGTgatggagagaaaaatattggGGGACTAGCCCTGACCATGGGGCTAATCCGGTACTTCCACAGACTGTCGATCTGGTCGAAGAATATTATTGTGGTGTTCCCAGAAGATGGCCAGGATACTCTGAGGAACTGGGTGGATGCCTATCATACCACATTGGACGAAACAGGAGGATCTATGGAGAGTGCTATTGTGATTGAATATCCTTCTGAGAGCGATGAATTGGATTATGTCGAGGTGAACTACGTGGGTGTCAATGGCCAGCTGCCAAACTTGGACCTCGTCAATTGTGCTGTGATGATCAGCGAGCATGAGGGTTTCAAGGTGTCGTTGCACAATACACCAAAAGGCCAACTTTGGGCTAATGATTACCCCTCTCGACTCACCACGTTATTGAAAGGCCTGTATGCCATGGCAACTGCTGGTCTGCTGCCTGAGACAGGGGGTGGAAACGGCTGTGAGGCTTTTAGTGGATGGAATGTTCAAACTTTAACTTTCAAAGCTAAGGGCACAGAGGGACGTGATATCACAACCTTGGGAAGAGTCATTGAGGCTTGTTTCCGTGCGGTCAACAATCTATTGGAGAAGTTTCATCAGTCATTTTTCTTTTACCTGCTGCTTACTCCCAATCATTTTGTCTCCATCGGAAACTAccttccagcagcagtgCTGACCGCAGCAAGCTTTGTTATATCTTCACTTAGTGCATTGCTCACAAATAACAATGTCAACAACAAGCATATCAATTTCAACGATGCCGCTGTCAGGGTGGATACTCTTCCCTTGATAAATGGGCTGTTGTTATTCGCTACTGTCACCGTGGGCTCAATATTTTGCGGAACGATGTTGATGTGGTTTTCTTCAACCGTGTCTTTTGCAGACAATAACAAACTGTACACTATGCTTACTTGGGGGCTAATTTTGACAACCACTACTGTGTCAACTCTTCCGTTGGTTCTCAGGTACAAATTGCAACCGTCAGCGGCAATCTCGCAAACCGTGAGAATAGCCAATGGTTGCTCGCTTTTTTACCTCGCTTTTGCGCTGGTGAGTCTTCTTGTGCTAGATTTTTCTCTCTCACTTCTCATATCCCTCGCAGCATTCCCTCTGACCTTTATTAGATATGGAGCTTTAAGTCAGAACCGCAAGAACAGCATATGGCTGATTTTATCATCACCATTTTTATGGTTGGCAATTGTTGGAGTGGCCCACAAATTGGAATTCCAGCTGGACATTGTTAGAAATTTGATCCAGTATTTCTCCTTGCCCTTGCTGAAACACGAACTGCAAACAAAGATCTTCGATACTGACTGGCTCAACCCAACCTTTCTCCAGGATGTGCTACAAGGACCAGTAGAAATATTCTACGGGTTGCTCACTGGCTACAGGAGGTTCCAGACATGGACATGGATGGTTATCAGTTTTGCGTGGCTTCCTGTGTGGATTATGTCTCTGATCATCACCTGCATTGATGTGCAAATTGGAGACTctgagaagaaaaaagtgAACTAG